A region of Nostoc sp. KVJ3 DNA encodes the following proteins:
- a CDS encoding DUF3991 domain-containing protein: MGVGLWRKGNEWVGGNHIINIDASQFTDFSNGSSLGGNSAIDLVKHVNQCNQTTAIAWLGERFGEVGAKRAAIAHAQKVTADIIQTQPAPQFTPPIEDKANWSGVEHYLTQKRGIPSDCVQMLHNQGLVYADSKANVVFVMRDLNGKTKGAFLEGTANNFSGYELGTVRRDSWFYFTLGKKPSEQTSTVVLSDSPIDTISVAMLEYQVKGIPENRTVYMAVDDTSNLPVERLRNVPCVQVAFSQSTVAQAVKELLPHSTQLKCESRDWNTQLINFSHQLQQRYSQQKHEELEL, translated from the coding sequence TTGGGAGTTGGACTGTGGCGTAAAGGGAATGAATGGGTAGGAGGAAACCACATCATTAATATAGATGCCTCTCAATTTACTGACTTTAGCAATGGTTCTTCGTTAGGGGGTAACAGTGCTATTGATTTAGTCAAGCATGTTAATCAATGCAACCAAACAACTGCGATCGCATGGCTAGGGGAAAGATTTGGTGAAGTCGGCGCAAAACGTGCAGCGATCGCTCATGCTCAAAAAGTTACGGCTGACATTATCCAAACTCAACCAGCACCCCAATTCACCCCACCCATTGAGGATAAAGCTAATTGGTCAGGCGTTGAACATTACCTAACTCAGAAACGAGGCATACCCTCTGATTGTGTACAAATGTTACATAACCAGGGACTAGTTTATGCCGACTCAAAAGCAAATGTAGTGTTTGTGATGCGGGATCTCAACGGAAAAACCAAAGGAGCATTTTTAGAAGGGACAGCTAATAATTTCTCTGGTTATGAGTTAGGTACAGTTCGCCGTGATAGCTGGTTTTACTTTACTTTGGGGAAAAAGCCTAGCGAACAAACTAGTACTGTCGTACTGTCTGACTCTCCCATTGACACCATTTCAGTAGCCATGCTGGAATATCAGGTTAAAGGAATACCAGAAAACAGAACAGTTTACATGGCAGTAGATGACACTTCAAATTTACCTGTTGAAAGATTACGTAATGTTCCTTGTGTACAGGTAGCTTTTAGTCAATCAACAGTGGCACAGGCTGTTAAAGAACTACTGCCACACTCGACTCAACTCAAGTGCGAAAGTCGGGATTGGAATACGCAGTTAATCAATTTCTCCCATCAATTACAACAACGTTATTCACAACAAAAACACGAGGAATTAGAGCTATAG
- a CDS encoding AIPR family protein: MPKNWTLKIDQYINANSNCIIATAYVDSFPSDLPLEPNIREPNPKTSTYKQLFDSLTTQPEKFFQRNNGIVLCVNKVLPKNKTELELEVLQANEGGNDGIINGGHTVLAFKQARANKHDLSLARVKVTIHIGLSEDEAKDIALASNTSAPVDARSKVNARGDYNFLKQFLAKLEMEEETKFRIAYYQHQSGAPKNPQCNVNHLIKLVNCLDKNKYNPQTKTKGKHPPVSNNPSLTDAERERLSRLLPLLPASLWIEQRLFKTIEEHITNPRKKGVIDLASIDARKNTLLPDSRYSFGFSAPADIAMPIVAAYRVFLDENYNWLIPFDDFAEDFLQHLWANYYKKYLVSEKLAGNTVGSKICRNPVIWDNLYVSAQNYLNQQLLKMVESSNKREQLTLVN; the protein is encoded by the coding sequence ATGCCCAAGAATTGGACTTTGAAAATAGACCAGTACATCAATGCAAATTCTAACTGCATTATTGCTACCGCCTATGTAGATAGTTTTCCCTCCGACCTACCCCTAGAACCAAATATCCGCGAACCTAATCCTAAAACCTCAACGTACAAACAACTATTTGATTCACTCACCACCCAGCCGGAAAAATTCTTTCAAAGAAATAACGGAATTGTACTGTGTGTTAACAAGGTTTTGCCCAAAAATAAAACTGAACTGGAGTTAGAGGTACTACAGGCTAATGAAGGCGGCAACGATGGCATTATCAACGGTGGGCATACAGTATTAGCATTTAAGCAAGCTAGAGCAAACAAGCATGACCTCTCTCTAGCCAGGGTTAAAGTCACAATCCACATTGGGCTAAGTGAAGATGAAGCGAAAGATATAGCTCTGGCATCCAATACATCTGCCCCAGTGGATGCACGTTCTAAAGTTAACGCCAGAGGTGATTATAATTTTCTCAAACAGTTTTTAGCAAAATTAGAGATGGAGGAAGAAACGAAATTCCGCATTGCTTACTATCAACATCAAAGTGGTGCGCCCAAAAATCCACAGTGCAATGTTAACCATTTAATTAAGTTAGTAAATTGCCTAGATAAAAACAAATACAACCCCCAAACTAAAACTAAAGGTAAGCACCCACCTGTCAGCAATAACCCCTCTTTAACTGATGCAGAAAGAGAAAGGCTGTCAAGATTGTTGCCACTATTACCCGCATCTTTGTGGATTGAGCAAAGGCTGTTTAAGACTATTGAGGAACACATCACCAACCCACGCAAGAAAGGAGTCATTGACCTAGCTTCAATTGATGCACGAAAGAATACCCTTTTGCCCGACAGCCGCTACTCATTTGGGTTTAGTGCGCCGGCTGATATTGCTATGCCCATCGTTGCCGCCTATCGAGTCTTTTTGGATGAGAACTACAACTGGTTAATTCCTTTTGATGATTTCGCGGAAGATTTTCTACAGCATTTATGGGCAAACTATTACAAGAAATACTTGGTGTCGGAAAAACTGGCTGGCAATACAGTTGGTAGCAAAATCTGTCGTAATCCAGTGATTTGGGATAATCTTTACGTTTCGGCTCAAAACTATCTTAATCAACAATTGCTCAAGATGGTTGAGTCAAGCAATAAACGTGAACAATTAACCTTGGTCAATTGA
- a CDS encoding Uma2 family endonuclease, with protein MSQTQSELKLLTFDEFIEWYPENSEVRYELHDGVIVEMPKPKGEHSDLAGFLIEELLFTIREMGKRGIWTIPKESIIKPYRDKSGYEPDIIVLNQETIDTETRWKKESVIHNASSVKLIVEVVSTNWQDDYYDKLRDYEAMGIPEYWIVDYAALGGRVFIGSPKVPTIFVCELIDGEYQMTPFRETNLIVSPTFLQLNLTAQQVFDSVI; from the coding sequence ATGAGTCAAACACAATCGGAACTAAAGCTACTGACCTTCGATGAATTTATCGAATGGTATCCAGAAAACTCAGAAGTACGTTACGAATTACATGATGGGGTGATTGTGGAGATGCCAAAGCCTAAAGGGGAGCATTCTGATTTGGCTGGTTTTTTGATTGAAGAATTACTGTTCACAATTAGAGAGATGGGTAAACGCGGTATCTGGACTATACCAAAAGAATCCATTATTAAACCATACCGAGATAAATCAGGGTACGAACCGGATATTATTGTTTTAAATCAAGAAACTATCGATACTGAAACGCGCTGGAAGAAAGAATCAGTTATCCATAATGCTAGTTCGGTCAAACTAATAGTTGAAGTAGTGTCAACCAACTGGCAGGATGATTATTATGATAAGCTTCGTGACTATGAAGCTATGGGTATACCTGAATATTGGATTGTGGATTATGCAGCTTTGGGTGGACGTGTATTTATTGGTAGTCCCAAAGTTCCGACTATTTTTGTCTGTGAACTTATTGATGGTGAATATCAAATGACACCCTTTAGAGAAACAAACCTTATAGTGTCTCCTACTTTTTTGCAGTTGAATCTAACTGCACAACAAGTTTTTGACTCGGTGATTTAA
- a CDS encoding ParM/StbA family protein: MNRKSISDSAESTKVVLTLDLGASTTKAIAQVYPDGVPMVITMEPEIADVGYGSIEFLSSQSSVQDNTVWIGIGEEYYVLGALSKSMFAGTSAIRDLKYSYALPKIAALMWLAIRRLGLGVKEDLGIYLQILLPPGEIAHANHLGKQLTQRLKTGVITPTGKFKCKIRSFNAALEGAGLLMYRSRNVNVNYFQKNIGMLMLGYRNASFTLSMKGNSSKAESTDLGMNWLVSQFVERTAVGLSKEDSRLVKAIVEARDGDFDSLRRLSRKNKPEQIQLDVDLFEKILPLVREEYTRALLRWVKGIAVMDEVLICGGTATFVRRELTQHFESVGIPICWNGGMELPKYLDTMGLGDRVCDVWGSHISHIKMLDFNLKYDRQDKPLVPDYYVQPPSPLSVAEMRAKNGYLTSKFF; encoded by the coding sequence ATGAATAGAAAGAGCATTTCGGACTCTGCCGAGTCCACAAAAGTTGTCCTCACGTTGGATTTAGGGGCGAGTACAACCAAGGCGATAGCACAGGTATACCCAGACGGAGTACCAATGGTAATAACGATGGAACCAGAGATAGCAGATGTGGGCTATGGTTCAATAGAGTTTTTATCAAGTCAATCCTCGGTACAAGACAATACAGTATGGATAGGTATTGGTGAAGAATATTATGTTTTAGGCGCATTATCGAAAAGTATGTTTGCTGGGACATCAGCAATCAGAGACTTGAAATACAGTTATGCCCTACCGAAGATAGCAGCATTGATGTGGTTGGCAATTCGGCGGTTGGGATTGGGGGTCAAAGAAGATTTGGGGATTTATTTACAAATATTGTTGCCACCAGGAGAAATAGCTCATGCCAATCATTTGGGTAAACAATTAACACAGAGATTAAAAACAGGTGTCATAACACCAACAGGGAAGTTCAAATGTAAAATCAGAAGTTTTAATGCGGCACTAGAAGGGGCTGGACTATTGATGTATCGCAGCCGTAATGTCAATGTCAACTATTTCCAAAAAAATATAGGAATGTTGATGTTGGGGTATAGGAATGCTAGTTTTACCCTCTCAATGAAAGGCAATTCATCAAAAGCGGAATCAACGGATTTAGGAATGAATTGGCTTGTGAGTCAGTTTGTTGAAAGAACTGCGGTAGGTTTGTCCAAAGAAGATTCACGCTTAGTTAAAGCAATAGTAGAAGCCAGAGATGGGGATTTTGACTCATTACGTCGATTATCACGGAAAAATAAACCAGAGCAAATACAATTGGATGTAGACTTATTTGAAAAGATATTACCCCTAGTTCGTGAAGAATACACCCGTGCCTTACTACGATGGGTAAAAGGTATAGCTGTTATGGATGAGGTGCTAATTTGTGGGGGAACAGCAACTTTTGTCCGTCGCGAGCTAACCCAACATTTTGAAAGTGTTGGCATTCCCATTTGCTGGAATGGTGGGATGGAGCTTCCTAAATATCTAGACACAATGGGATTAGGAGATAGAGTATGTGATGTTTGGGGATCTCACATTAGCCATATCAAAATGCTGGATTTTAATTTAAAATATGACCGCCAAGATAAACCTTTAGTCCCTGATTATTATGTTCAGCCACCTTCTCCTTTGTCGGTAGCCGAGATGAGGGCTAAAAATGGATATTTAACTAGCAAGTTCTTCTAA
- a CDS encoding NADPH-dependent F420 reductase, whose amino-acid sequence MKVSFIGYGSMAESLSSRWVGKHELFVAGRDSSKAQSLAHELAQGTKAGSPVEAAEFGEVIVLATPHQAVFEAMEAGGGSEAFANKILLDINNPVDPSNGNYLTQTYDGVSLSEAIAAYSPKAKVVKAFNMCQAKVWQMEQPNFDGRRLVTLYCGDDTDAKRQVASLIEDVGSEPVDLGELKYARLLESAAAIVIKLLFSGRDPYTVLNLIQPEVKPIS is encoded by the coding sequence ATGAAGGTCAGCTTTATCGGTTATGGCAGCATGGCAGAGTCTTTAAGCTCACGTTGGGTAGGAAAACACGAGCTATTTGTTGCAGGTCGAGATTCTAGCAAAGCACAGAGTTTGGCACATGAACTTGCTCAGGGGACAAAAGCTGGTTCCCCTGTAGAGGCAGCAGAGTTTGGTGAAGTCATTGTTTTAGCGACTCCTCACCAAGCAGTATTTGAAGCTATGGAAGCAGGTGGAGGAAGTGAAGCTTTTGCAAACAAGATTCTATTAGACATAAATAATCCTGTTGACCCCTCTAACGGTAATTACTTAACGCAAACTTATGATGGAGTATCACTATCAGAAGCGATCGCTGCTTATTCTCCCAAGGCTAAGGTAGTGAAGGCGTTCAATATGTGTCAGGCAAAAGTTTGGCAGATGGAGCAGCCTAATTTCGATGGTCGGCGGTTAGTAACGCTCTATTGCGGCGACGATACTGACGCGAAACGTCAAGTGGCTTCGCTGATTGAAGATGTTGGGAGTGAGCCAGTCGATTTGGGGGAGTTGAAGTATGCTCGATTGTTAGAGTCTGCGGCAGCAATTGTGATTAAACTGCTATTTTCTGGTCGCGATCCTTACACTGTTCTTAACCTGATTCAACCAGAAGTCAAACCGATTTCTTGA
- a CDS encoding SDR family oxidoreductase, translated as MTNQKKIAVVTGSNRGLGYAIARKLSQIGIHVVLTSRNQTDGLAVKEQLFSEGLDVNYHTLDVTSDLNVAEFVQWLREAYGRVDILVNNAGINPTTKPEESSLLTVQLETMRSTFDTNVLALLRISQALIPLMKVHNYGRIVNVSTEMASLAAINNDYYPIAPSYRLSKLGVNGLTALLAKELLGGNILVNAYSPGWMKTDMGGENAPFTADQGAETAVYLATLPDGGAQGQFFAEMRQFGGPINLQW; from the coding sequence ATGACAAACCAGAAAAAGATTGCTGTAGTAACAGGTAGCAATCGTGGGTTAGGATATGCTATAGCTCGTAAATTGTCCCAAATTGGCATCCATGTTGTTCTAACAAGTCGTAACCAAACAGATGGTCTTGCTGTTAAAGAACAATTATTTAGTGAAGGACTTGATGTGAACTATCACACACTAGACGTTACGAGTGATTTGAATGTGGCAGAGTTTGTTCAATGGCTAAGAGAAGCCTACGGCAGGGTAGATATTTTGGTGAACAATGCCGGCATCAATCCTACAACCAAGCCAGAGGAATCTAGTTTATTGACAGTTCAACTAGAAACGATGCGCTCTACATTTGACACCAATGTTCTAGCGCTCCTGAGAATTTCTCAAGCATTAATTCCGTTGATGAAGGTTCACAACTACGGTCGCATCGTCAATGTCTCAACCGAAATGGCATCTCTGGCGGCAATTAATAATGATTACTACCCAATAGCACCTTCCTATCGACTATCCAAACTAGGGGTGAACGGGTTAACTGCACTTCTGGCGAAGGAACTTCTTGGTGGTAATATTCTCGTTAATGCTTATTCTCCAGGTTGGATGAAAACCGATATGGGAGGAGAGAATGCGCCGTTTACAGCAGACCAAGGAGCCGAAACTGCTGTCTATTTAGCAACACTTCCAGATGGAGGAGCGCAAGGACAGTTTTTTGCAGAGATGCGTCAGTTTGGCGGCCCCATAAACTTACAGTGGTAA
- the mobV gene encoding MobV family relaxase, which produces MAYAIARLKKLKRGNISGSASHTARERETPNADPTQKNIRFIGSLDPEERLEDLVLAKIGDSEQKRKIRTDAVYCVELLLSASPSYFRPNCPTQAGYYEPQKLDEWLEATHQWLADEYGNRIVRAELHLDEATPHIHAYFVPLDDEGQLRCNHFFDGRQKIHEFQDSYYQTMRLIGLERGIRGSKAQHQDIKDFYRIVEEGRDLEVDELSAAQLKAKAADRDRANQRKEEMEATAKALSLENDQLRRRIEQLEQDNQSIKKVTEWSTDLALDDVAWELDCGVKGMNG; this is translated from the coding sequence ATGGCATACGCGATCGCGCGATTAAAAAAATTAAAGCGGGGTAACATATCAGGGAGTGCATCTCACACTGCGCGAGAAAGAGAAACCCCTAATGCAGATCCCACTCAAAAAAATATTCGGTTCATCGGTAGCCTCGACCCAGAGGAACGACTAGAGGATTTAGTCTTAGCTAAGATAGGGGACTCGGAGCAGAAGCGGAAGATTCGCACTGATGCGGTGTACTGCGTGGAGTTACTGTTGAGTGCATCGCCCAGTTATTTCCGTCCCAACTGCCCCACTCAAGCCGGTTACTATGAACCACAAAAGCTGGATGAATGGCTAGAAGCGACTCACCAGTGGTTAGCGGATGAATATGGCAATCGCATTGTCCGCGCCGAGTTACACCTGGATGAAGCCACACCCCATATTCACGCTTATTTTGTGCCTTTGGATGATGAGGGACAGCTACGGTGCAATCATTTCTTTGACGGACGGCAGAAAATTCATGAGTTTCAGGATTCGTACTACCAGACAATGCGGTTAATTGGGTTGGAGCGTGGGATTAGAGGAAGCAAAGCCCAGCACCAGGACATCAAAGACTTTTACCGCATTGTGGAGGAGGGGCGTGACTTAGAAGTTGATGAGCTAAGTGCAGCGCAATTGAAGGCCAAAGCTGCCGACCGAGACAGAGCGAATCAACGTAAGGAAGAGATGGAAGCTACAGCCAAAGCTCTCTCACTTGAGAATGACCAATTACGGCGGCGGATAGAGCAATTGGAGCAAGATAATCAATCAATAAAAAAAGTTACCGAATGGTCAACTGATTTAGCTTTGGATGATGTTGCTTGGGAGTTGGACTGTGGCGTAAAGGGAATGAATGGGTAG
- a CDS encoding DUF192 domain-containing protein, producing MKTLKINSEKDLYAAAFKLLNILGPVAGVSIIIGTVALDYIQTRPQDLPVTHILTHGDRTFKLEVASTPEQLEKGLKFRSSLNGERGMLFNLGREIYDVPFWMYKVNFPLDIFYLKDNVVTTAIFNAQPCHKTPCPIYKGKVANQVLELATGAANIKVGDRLNIQPLSVLPKNNIGVDSGNSLKNKNNRL from the coding sequence ATGAAAACTTTAAAAATTAATTCCGAAAAGGATTTATACGCTGCTGCTTTCAAGTTACTGAACATACTAGGCCCTGTTGCTGGAGTATCAATTATCATTGGCACTGTGGCGCTCGATTACATCCAAACTCGTCCCCAGGACTTACCAGTTACGCACATTCTCACCCACGGCGATCGCACATTTAAGTTGGAAGTCGCTTCTACACCAGAGCAATTAGAGAAAGGGCTGAAATTTCGCTCATCCTTAAACGGCGAGCGCGGGATGTTATTCAACCTGGGCAGAGAAATTTACGACGTGCCTTTCTGGATGTACAAGGTAAATTTTCCATTAGACATCTTTTATCTTAAGGACAATGTGGTGACAACTGCGATTTTCAATGCCCAACCGTGTCACAAAACCCCTTGTCCCATCTACAAGGGGAAAGTTGCCAATCAAGTGCTAGAGCTAGCAACAGGCGCTGCCAATATCAAGGTTGGCGATCGGCTTAACATCCAACCGTTATCAGTTTTGCCTAAGAATAATATTGGTGTTGATAGCGGCAATTCTTTGAAAAACAAAAATAATCGCTTGTAA
- a CDS encoding DUF6753 family protein, which translates to MTLQNTLQGYSPSEQKRIVEGAYQLGITPDDPVFRMMATLGRYEETIIDLQARMEAMIEAWAALIDQKLDKTSKQAESMHYTVVSNAVRDEIKKIKPTGTGMKVQAGWGLGTVSLVCGLVAAGSTLLGSLTTWNLVQNIGTNQSVVVSRNEIKILQWAKSQEGKQMYQIILKNQAAIEACQTQQSKTQGYCLIQVSK; encoded by the coding sequence ATGACACTACAAAACACACTACAAGGTTATTCCCCATCAGAACAAAAACGCATAGTTGAAGGGGCATATCAACTAGGAATTACACCAGACGATCCAGTTTTTAGGATGATGGCGACGCTGGGAAGATATGAAGAAACGATCATAGACCTCCAGGCAAGAATGGAGGCAATGATAGAAGCGTGGGCAGCACTGATAGACCAAAAACTGGATAAGACAAGCAAACAAGCCGAGTCAATGCATTATACAGTTGTGTCAAATGCTGTACGTGATGAGATCAAAAAAATCAAGCCCACCGGCACAGGCATGAAAGTGCAGGCAGGCTGGGGATTGGGGACAGTATCTCTTGTGTGTGGATTAGTCGCGGCTGGCAGTACCTTGCTGGGTTCGCTGACCACATGGAATCTGGTGCAAAATATCGGAACGAATCAGTCAGTAGTAGTCTCACGTAACGAGATAAAGATTCTCCAATGGGCAAAATCCCAAGAGGGTAAGCAAATGTATCAAATAATCTTGAAGAATCAAGCAGCAATTGAAGCTTGTCAAACACAGCAGAGTAAAACCCAAGGCTATTGTTTAATTCAAGTAAGTAAGTAG
- a CDS encoding AAA family ATPase, translated as MSSDIAPEVPTIVQQLPAIEEISSYLSQVLPDYSHGDIHATANTGLGMYLADIDYGIRQASAPGEIKPDELVEKLSDYKIELFKRIYNIQFLQPPSTSIGGLELMQQAFKTYKRLLSSLAKAYNLRLPKGILLIGPPGTGKSYSAKASSAQLGLPLISVEWGSFRSYGNLAEYKLKSLLALVDRINRVILYLDDFDKGFAGDDDLSKRLAGMLLTWMQERTSEVLIIASANNIQWLPPELTRSGRFDEIFKVDLPNYGERHSIFKIHLAKFDARFRNGGDGYSEEEWKRLLKATQRCVGAEIQAIVERAAISTFCQMFGDDVTPLQELPSLEITLSALLAARQSMNPLAIREADRVESMRNIAALHGLPSSPIDSSIYSLGNVDIFGET; from the coding sequence GTGTCATCTGACATTGCCCCCGAAGTTCCCACCATTGTGCAACAACTGCCAGCTATAGAGGAAATAAGCAGTTATTTATCCCAAGTATTACCAGATTACAGTCATGGCGATATTCATGCGACGGCGAACACCGGCTTAGGGATGTACTTGGCAGACATTGACTATGGAATCAGACAGGCAAGCGCTCCTGGTGAAATTAAACCGGATGAGTTAGTAGAAAAACTGTCCGATTACAAAATCGAACTGTTCAAGCGGATTTATAATATTCAATTTCTCCAACCCCCTAGCACTTCTATCGGGGGGCTGGAACTGATGCAGCAAGCGTTTAAAACTTATAAGCGCCTTCTATCCTCATTGGCGAAAGCCTATAATCTTCGTTTACCCAAGGGGATTTTATTAATCGGCCCACCGGGAACAGGAAAATCTTACTCGGCTAAAGCAAGTTCTGCACAATTGGGGCTACCTCTGATTTCAGTAGAGTGGGGGAGTTTCCGCAGTTACGGTAATTTGGCTGAGTACAAGCTAAAAAGCTTACTCGCACTGGTAGACCGAATCAATCGTGTAATTTTATACCTGGATGACTTTGATAAGGGATTCGCCGGGGATGATGATTTATCCAAACGCCTAGCTGGTATGCTTTTGACCTGGATGCAAGAACGTACTAGTGAGGTTTTAATTATCGCTTCGGCTAACAATATTCAATGGCTACCACCAGAGCTAACCAGAAGTGGACGCTTCGACGAGATTTTCAAGGTGGATCTCCCAAATTACGGCGAACGCCACTCAATTTTCAAGATTCATCTAGCTAAATTCGATGCTCGTTTTCGTAACGGGGGCGATGGGTACAGCGAAGAAGAATGGAAAAGGTTACTCAAAGCCACACAGCGATGTGTCGGGGCGGAGATTCAAGCCATTGTTGAACGTGCGGCCATCTCTACTTTCTGTCAAATGTTTGGTGATGATGTTACACCCCTTCAAGAACTGCCATCACTTGAGATTACATTGTCGGCATTGCTGGCTGCAAGGCAGAGTATGAATCCTCTCGCCATCCGCGAAGCTGACCGAGTTGAAAGTATGAGGAACATTGCGGCTTTGCATGGCCTTCCATCTAGTCCAATTGATTCATCTATATATAGTCTCGGCAATGTTGATATTTTTGGTGAAACATGA
- a CDS encoding ISAs1 family transposase, whose product MKLKPKITIADHFAVIQDPRIDRTKRHNLIDIMTIAIIAVICGADGWVAVETYGCAKYEWLKTFLELPNGIPSHDTFARVFAQINPQQFQECFLCWMKSIQKITEGEVIAIDGKTLRSSYDSSSEQSAIVMVSAWATTNKLVLGQVKVDEKSNEITAIPELLKVLKLSGCIVTIDAIGCQKEIVRLITEQDADYVITLKKNQGNLYDEVEKLFQSGISTDSQGIEHSTYNTDERGHGRHEIRNYVMLSQIQSLLNPDSVWSNFNSVGMVESVRLLDGKTTVETRYFISSLEDNAEQFGNSIRSHWGVENSLHWVLDVALREDDCRIRKDNAPQNFAILRHIAVNLLTQEKRVKRGIKNKQFLAAMDNKYLLSILALA is encoded by the coding sequence ATGAAGCTGAAACCAAAAATCACGATTGCTGACCATTTTGCGGTGATACAAGATCCACGAATAGATCGCACTAAACGGCACAATTTAATTGATATTATGACAATCGCAATAATAGCAGTGATTTGTGGGGCGGATGGCTGGGTGGCAGTAGAAACTTATGGATGTGCGAAATATGAGTGGTTAAAAACATTTTTAGAATTACCAAATGGCATTCCATCCCACGATACATTTGCACGAGTTTTTGCACAAATAAATCCTCAACAGTTTCAAGAATGTTTTCTTTGTTGGATGAAATCAATACAAAAGATAACTGAAGGTGAAGTAATTGCAATTGATGGGAAAACTTTACGTAGTTCTTATGATAGTAGTAGTGAGCAAAGCGCAATTGTAATGGTAAGCGCTTGGGCAACTACAAATAAATTAGTTTTGGGACAAGTGAAAGTAGACGAGAAATCAAATGAGATTACGGCAATTCCAGAATTATTAAAGGTCTTAAAACTGTCTGGATGTATTGTGACAATTGATGCAATCGGTTGCCAAAAAGAGATTGTAAGATTAATTACAGAGCAAGATGCAGATTATGTAATTACATTAAAAAAGAATCAAGGAAATCTTTATGATGAAGTTGAAAAGTTATTCCAGTCAGGGATAAGTACAGATTCTCAGGGGATTGAACATAGCACATATAACACAGATGAAAGAGGGCATGGTCGTCATGAAATCCGCAACTATGTGATGTTATCTCAGATTCAGTCTCTGCTTAACCCAGATTCAGTTTGGTCAAACTTCAATAGTGTTGGTATGGTAGAATCTGTCCGTTTATTAGACGGTAAAACAACAGTTGAAACTCGTTATTTTATTAGTAGCCTTGAAGATAATGCTGAACAGTTTGGTAATTCTATTCGCAGTCATTGGGGAGTTGAGAATTCATTACATTGGGTATTAGATGTTGCCTTAAGGGAAGATGACTGTCGAATTAGAAAAGATAATGCTCCACAGAATTTTGCAATTCTCAGACATATTGCAGTCAATCTTTTAACTCAAGAGAAGCGTGTCAAACGCGGAATCAAAAATAAACAGTTTCTCGCTGCGATGGACAACAAATACTTACTAAGTATTTTAGCGTTGGCTTAA